CCGCCGAAGCGTTCGTCAGTTCGAACGTGGCCGGAAGGTCTCACGGGATGCCCTGCTATCGGTAGCGGAGTCCGCGCGCTGGGCACCGACCGGCGCTAACACCCAGTGTTGGGATCTGATCATTGTGGATGATCCAACTGTGCGCGATGCTGTAATCGATGTTTTTGTTGAGCAGTCAAACCGGTTGTTTGCTAAGGCCAAAGGTTTTCCTGCGGTGACTAAAACCTATCTGTCGAACACCGTGGCGATATTCATTGTTCTGGGCGATCCCCGGTGGAAAGTCGCTTTTCCACAACACAATGAAGATGCCGAAGGACCGGACGAATACGCCGCAAACAACGAAAACATTTACTATTGCTCACTGGGGGCTGTGATCCAGAACATTCAACTTGCCGTCACGGCCCAGGGATTGACATCCGCGTGGTTGTCCGGTGGTGGCGAGACATCGACCAACCAGGCGTTGTCCGAACTTCTGGGGTACCCTCCGTATCTCTCAGCGTGCGGCACGATACCCGTGGGGTATCCAAAGAAAGATGTCCGACTGCGTTACAGACGTCCACTCGAGCAATTAGTCCACTGGAACGGTTATGCGGCGACACAGTTTCGCCCTCAGGGTATGCTGGACCATTACCTGGATCGGTTGCGCCCCTTCCTGATGTACCGCAACACCGAAAGTGTAGAAGACTGGGAAGACGCCCGAGAAAAATGCGGGGACTGGTACGCTGCCTTCAGCAGTCCGGAGCCGAATCCATCGGGTCAGTTGGAGTAAA
The genomic region above belongs to Gammaproteobacteria bacterium and contains:
- a CDS encoding nitroreductase family protein gives rise to the protein MNEVDTVNAQRGEQHHVLTDIVRRRRSVRQFERGRKVSRDALLSVAESARWAPTGANTQCWDLIIVDDPTVRDAVIDVFVEQSNRLFAKAKGFPAVTKTYLSNTVAIFIVLGDPRWKVAFPQHNEDAEGPDEYAANNENIYYCSLGAVIQNIQLAVTAQGLTSAWLSGGGETSTNQALSELLGYPPYLSACGTIPVGYPKKDVRLRYRRPLEQLVHWNGYAATQFRPQGMLDHYLDRLRPFLMYRNTESVEDWEDAREKCGDWYAAFSSPEPNPSGQLE